One segment of Actinomyces sp. 432 DNA contains the following:
- a CDS encoding winged helix-turn-helix transcriptional regulator, with protein sequence MSAAGEGEHAYNPYSRSCPSRRLLRELGELWSVLVIGALYEGPLRFTEISRRVDGISTKMLTQTLRTLERDGLVRREYYTETPPRVTYELTALGRDLADVMDAVENWAVGHMDDVLAAREAYDAERAD encoded by the coding sequence ATGAGTGCGGCAGGTGAGGGCGAGCACGCCTACAACCCCTACAGTCGGTCCTGCCCCTCGCGACGCCTGTTGCGGGAGCTCGGTGAGCTGTGGAGTGTGCTGGTCATTGGCGCCCTGTACGAGGGGCCGCTGCGCTTCACCGAGATCTCCCGGCGGGTGGACGGTATCTCCACCAAGATGCTCACCCAGACGTTGCGCACCCTGGAACGTGACGGCCTGGTCAGGCGCGAGTACTACACCGAGACGCCGCCGCGGGTCACCTACGAGTTGACCGCACTGGGGCGGGACCTCGCCGACGTCATGGATGCCGTGGAGAACTGGGCCGTTGGGCACATGGACGACGTGCTCGCCGCCCGCGAGGCCTACGACGCCGAACGCGCGGACTAG
- a CDS encoding Re/Si-specific NAD(P)(+) transhydrogenase subunit alpha, with the protein MRLGIPCQPPDRSMTAATPQTVERLIRLGYDVVVQRGAGEPARFPDAAYEAAGAQLADRAETWGCNVVVTAYAPDATELDLMHPGATLIGRLDPARHPELVQALQDHSLTALAIDTVPRISRAQSMDVLSSQANLAGYRAVIEAAAHFGRLLNGQVTAAGKFPPASVYVIGAGVAGLAAIGTAYSLGAVVKGTDVRPEVADQVKSVGAEFVPVPTAQEVSADGYAKEMTTDQAALANALYAEQSAAADIVITTANIPGRRAPLLLDRAAVEAMRPGSVIVDMAAANGGNTELTVPGEVVTTPGGVTIIGYTDLAERLPAQASQLYGRNILNLLTLVTPAKDGDLALDLDDQVVRAITVCQAGELLWPPPPVAVSAAPKPPAAPAPERSVADAQADAEAEAAARARSRRRMTIGLALAAVAAAVLVLITPAAATSHYIVLALAIILGFHVISNVTPALHTPLMSVTNAISGIILLGAIAQVGNANPAISAVAFVAILLASINVFGGFAVTNRMLAMFRKE; encoded by the coding sequence ATGCGTCTTGGAATCCCCTGCCAGCCTCCGGACCGCTCCATGACCGCGGCCACGCCGCAGACCGTCGAGCGGCTGATCCGCCTGGGCTACGACGTCGTCGTCCAGCGCGGAGCCGGAGAGCCGGCCCGCTTCCCCGACGCCGCCTATGAGGCAGCCGGCGCCCAGCTCGCAGATCGGGCCGAAACCTGGGGCTGCAACGTCGTCGTCACCGCCTACGCGCCCGACGCCACCGAGCTGGACCTGATGCACCCGGGCGCCACCCTCATCGGCCGGCTCGACCCCGCCCGCCATCCCGAGCTCGTCCAGGCGCTGCAGGACCATTCCCTCACCGCCCTGGCGATCGACACCGTGCCGCGCATCTCCCGGGCACAGTCCATGGATGTGCTCTCCTCCCAGGCGAACCTGGCCGGCTACCGGGCCGTCATTGAGGCCGCCGCGCACTTCGGCCGTCTGCTCAACGGCCAGGTGACCGCCGCCGGCAAGTTCCCGCCCGCCTCCGTGTATGTGATCGGCGCGGGCGTGGCCGGACTGGCCGCCATCGGCACCGCCTACTCCCTGGGCGCCGTCGTCAAGGGCACCGACGTGCGCCCGGAGGTCGCCGACCAGGTCAAGTCGGTGGGGGCCGAGTTCGTGCCCGTGCCCACCGCCCAGGAGGTGTCCGCCGACGGCTACGCCAAGGAGATGACCACCGACCAGGCGGCCCTGGCGAACGCCCTGTATGCCGAGCAGTCGGCCGCCGCGGACATCGTGATCACGACGGCGAACATCCCCGGCCGCCGCGCCCCGCTGCTGCTGGACCGGGCCGCCGTGGAGGCCATGCGCCCCGGCTCGGTGATCGTGGACATGGCGGCGGCGAATGGCGGCAACACCGAGTTGACCGTGCCCGGGGAAGTCGTCACCACCCCCGGCGGAGTGACGATCATCGGCTACACCGACTTGGCCGAGCGCCTGCCCGCCCAGGCATCCCAGCTGTACGGCCGCAACATTCTCAACCTGCTCACGCTGGTCACGCCCGCCAAGGACGGCGACCTCGCGCTGGACCTGGACGACCAGGTGGTGCGGGCGATCACCGTGTGCCAGGCCGGCGAGCTGCTGTGGCCGCCGCCGCCCGTGGCGGTCTCGGCCGCCCCCAAGCCGCCGGCCGCCCCGGCCCCGGAACGTTCCGTCGCCGATGCGCAGGCCGACGCCGAGGCCGAGGCCGCCGCCCGGGCCCGCTCGCGCCGACGCATGACGATAGGGCTCGCGCTGGCCGCCGTCGCTGCCGCCGTACTCGTGCTGATCACCCCCGCCGCGGCGACCAGTCACTACATCGTGCTGGCCCTGGCGATCATCCTGGGCTTCCACGTTATCTCCAACGTGACCCCCGCGCTGCACACGCCACTGATGTCGGTGACGAACGCGATCTCCGGCATCATCCTGCTCGGCGCCATCGCGCAGGTCGGCAACGCCAACCCGGCGATCAGCGCGGTCGCCTTCGTTGCGATCCTGCTCGCGTCCATCAACGTCTTCGGCGGCTTCGCGGTCACCAACCGCATGCTCGCCATGTTCAGGAAGGAGTGA
- a CDS encoding NAD(P)(+) transhydrogenase (Re/Si-specific) subunit beta translates to MVAPAVPPAASADAVGLTLPSPVALAYVAAAVLFIAAAAGLSRHETAVAGNVAGAVGMGIAIAAAIGLALTSAPGQGVVTTAILIALALGIGAVIGMLLAGRVAMTGMPQLIAVLNGLVGLAAVLVGYSSYASPDAMSELLGGFHLGEVFLGVFVGAVTFTGSVLAALKLAGRVPGRPITLPGRNKLNLAALLVSLVLMVAFILLPAGSPAAWACLAVMTVIALALGAHLVIAIGGGDMPVVVAIMNSYSGWASAFTGFMVNNDLLIITGALVGSSGAYLSYLMCQAMNRSFVSVLLGGYGTEGAVSAPVEGEQGTIQQTDVGTVARALQDAKRVVITPGYGMAVAQAQYPVSTLTEMLRGEGVDVTFGIHPVAGRLPGHMNVLLAEAKVPYDLVLEMDEVNDDFSDVDVVLVIGANDTVNPAAEEPGSPIAGMPVLRVWDAKRVVVFKRSMATGYAGVQNPLFFKDNTAMLFGDAKATVEEVIRAME, encoded by the coding sequence ATGGTCGCGCCGGCCGTGCCCCCTGCGGCCTCCGCCGACGCCGTCGGCCTGACCCTGCCCTCGCCGGTGGCCCTGGCCTACGTTGCCGCGGCGGTGCTGTTCATCGCGGCCGCCGCCGGGCTGTCCCGCCACGAGACGGCGGTGGCCGGAAATGTTGCCGGCGCCGTCGGCATGGGGATCGCCATTGCGGCCGCCATCGGCCTGGCACTCACCTCCGCCCCCGGTCAAGGGGTGGTCACGACGGCGATCCTGATAGCCCTGGCCCTGGGTATCGGCGCCGTAATCGGCATGCTGCTGGCCGGGCGGGTCGCCATGACCGGCATGCCGCAGCTGATCGCAGTCCTCAACGGGCTAGTGGGTCTGGCCGCCGTGCTCGTGGGCTACAGCTCCTACGCCTCCCCCGATGCGATGTCGGAGTTGCTGGGGGGATTCCACCTGGGCGAAGTGTTCCTGGGCGTGTTCGTGGGCGCAGTGACCTTCACCGGGTCGGTGCTGGCAGCACTCAAGCTGGCCGGACGGGTGCCGGGCAGGCCGATCACCCTGCCGGGCCGCAATAAGCTCAATCTCGCCGCGCTGCTCGTCAGCCTCGTGCTCATGGTCGCCTTCATCCTGCTGCCGGCAGGCTCGCCGGCGGCCTGGGCGTGCCTGGCGGTTATGACGGTGATCGCCCTGGCCCTGGGCGCCCACCTGGTGATCGCCATCGGCGGCGGTGACATGCCCGTGGTCGTGGCCATCATGAACTCCTACTCCGGCTGGGCCTCCGCCTTCACCGGCTTCATGGTCAACAACGACCTGCTGATCATCACCGGCGCGCTGGTGGGCTCCTCCGGCGCCTACCTGTCCTACCTGATGTGCCAGGCGATGAACCGGTCCTTCGTGTCCGTGCTGCTTGGCGGCTACGGCACCGAGGGCGCAGTGTCCGCCCCGGTGGAGGGCGAGCAGGGCACCATCCAGCAGACCGATGTGGGTACCGTGGCGCGTGCCCTCCAGGACGCCAAGCGCGTGGTCATCACCCCCGGCTACGGCATGGCGGTGGCGCAGGCCCAGTACCCCGTGTCCACGCTCACGGAGATGCTGCGCGGGGAGGGCGTGGACGTCACCTTCGGCATCCACCCCGTGGCCGGCCGCCTGCCCGGGCACATGAACGTGCTGCTGGCGGAGGCGAAGGTCCCCTACGACCTGGTGCTGGAGATGGACGAGGTCAACGACGACTTCTCCGACGTCGACGTCGTCCTGGTCATCGGCGCGAATGACACGGTCAACCCCGCCGCCGAGGAGCCCGGCTCCCCCATCGCCGGCATGCCGGTGCTGCGGGTGTGGGACGCCAAGCGGGTCGTGGTGTTCAAGCGGTCCATGGCCACCGGCTACGCGGGCGTGCAGAACCCGCTGTTCTTCAAGGACAACACCGCCATGCTGTTCGGCGACGCCAAGGCGACCGTGGAGGAAGTCATCCGCGCCATGGAGTGA